A stretch of Coturnix japonica isolate 7356 chromosome 11, Coturnix japonica 2.1, whole genome shotgun sequence DNA encodes these proteins:
- the PDF gene encoding peptide deformylase, mitochondrial has product MAAVLYRLLPFRAPVQCRSCGAEPGSGWAALRPRSYWQTLRRRLRGPARPPFSEPIQVGAPVLRAAAAAVSRDQLGGPELRALVSALCAGLRAGPCVGLSAPQLGLPLRVFAASLPPERCRRYPAPLRRALRIEPFPLRVLVNPEMRVLDARTVTAPEGCASVRGFSACVPRHWAVHVTGVDENGDPVSWEATGWAARIVQHEMDHLDGVLYIDRMDSRTFANTAWSQLLD; this is encoded by the exons ATGGCGGCGGTGCTGTACCGGCTGCTCCCGTTCCGCGCTCCGGTTCAGTGCCGTTCCTGCGGTGCCGAGCCGGGCAGTGGCTGGGCGGCGCTGCGGCCCCGCTCGTACTGGCAGACTTTGCGCCGCCGGCTCCGTGGTCCCGCCCGCCCGCCGTTCTCGGAGCCGATCCAGGTGGGCGCCCCGGTGCTtcgcgccgccgccgccgccgtgaGCCGGGACCAGCTGGGCGGCCCCGAGCTGCGGGCGCTGGTGTCGGCGCTGTGCGCGGGGctccgggccgggccgtgcGTGGGGCTGAGCGCTCCGCAGCTCGGGCTGCCGCTCCGGGTGTTCGCCGCGTCGCTGCCGCCCGAGCGCTGCCGCCGTTACCCCGCCCCGCTGCGCCGCGCGCTGCGCATCGAGCCCTTCCCGCTGCGCGTCCTCGTCAACCCCGAGATGCGCGTGTTGGACGCGCGCACCGTCACCGCGCCCGAGGGCTGCGCCAGCGTCCGCGGCTTCTCCGCCTGCGTCCCGCGGCACTGGGCCGTGCACGTCACCG GGGTGGATGAGAACGGGGACCCGGTGAGCTGGGAGGCGACCGGCTGGGCCGCCCGCATCGTGCAGCACGAGATGGACCACCTGGACGGCGTGCTCTACATCGACCGCATGGACAGCCGCACCTTCGCCAACACCGCCTGGAGTCAGCTCCTCGACTGA
- the COG8 gene encoding conserved oligomeric Golgi complex subunit 8: MAAEEERLLAWLRGPAAAGSGGAELAAYVAELAALGLAELGREPARLAAERERVGAETRRLAFEHYRAFIRSAECTGRAGRGFGGIESRLSSVLERLPALQGACRNFMRDAEAIACSRRMNSLTLNRHTEILEILEIPQLMDTCVRNRYYEEALELAAYVRRLEKKHSSIPVIQGIVAEVRQSTQLMLNELIQQLRTNIPLPTCLRVIGYLRRMDVFTEAELRIKFLQARDAWLRSIQASIPEDDPYFHLTKTVEACRVHLFDIITQYRAIFSDEEPLLAPEQPSLNEGAIFHGWVLQKVSEFLQVLERDLQRGVGGRLDSLLGQCMYFGLSFSRVGADFRGQLAPIFQRVAATTFSKAVEEAVEKFQEEMNSYTLISAPAVLGSVTAVPVPSAQPGTLQPPMVLLDFPPLACFLNGLLVAFNDLRLCCPIALAQDVAACLNDALGKVTKIILAFHRAEEAAFSGREQELFVQFCTAFLEDLLPYLNRCLQVLFPPAQLAQALGIPPAQLQRYGHLGCVDVDAVRELLGPVLPAQEAALPPGEEELPPQSPELTLQPPQPEGTERGREEPVDTAMGAVLLDGSGAGGERPEL, from the exons TGGCCTGGCTGCGgggcccggcggcggcgggaTCCGGCGGGGCCGAACTCGCCGCTTACGTGGCGGAGCTGGCGGCGCTGGGGCTGGCGGAGCTGGGCCGGGAGCCGGCGCGGCTGGCGGCGGAGCGGGAGCGGGTCGGGGCCGAGACGCGGCGCTTGGCCTTCGAGCATTACCGGGCCTTCATCCGCTCCGCTGAGTGCACCGGGCGCGCCGGGCGCGGCTTCGGCGGCATCGAGAGCCGGTTGAGCAGCGTGTTGGAGCGGCTGCCCGCGCTGCAGGGAGCCTGTCG GAACTTCATGCGCGACGCCGAGGCCATCGCCTGCAGCCGGAGGATGAACAGCCTGACCCTGAACCGGCACACGGAGATCCTGGAGATCCTGGAGATCCCGCAGCTCATGGACACCTGCGTGAGGAACCGCTACTACGAGGAGGCGCTGGAGCTGGCGGCCTACGTGCGCCGGCTGGAgaagaagcacagcagcatccccgTCATCCAG gggatCGTGGCCGAGGTGCGTCAGTCCACCCAGCTGATGCTGAACGAGCTCATCCAGCAGCTCCGCACCAACATCCCTCTGCCCACCTGCCTGCGGGTCATCGGATACCTGCGGCGCATGGATGTCTTCACGGAGGCCGAGCTGCGCATCAAGTTCCTGCAGGCGCGGGACGCGTGGCTGCGCTCCATCCAGGCCTCCATCCCTGAGGATGACCCCTACTTCCACCTCACCAAGACAGTCGAGGCCTGTCGCGTCCATCTCTTTGACATCATCACACAGTACCGTGCCATCTTCTCTGATGAGGAGCCACTCCTGGCCCCCGAGCAGCCCTCCCTCAACGAGGGGGCCATCTTCCATGGTTGGGTGTTGCAGAAGGTCTCTGAGTTCCTGCAGGTGCTGGAGCGTGACCTGCAGCGAGGGGTGGGCGGCCGCTTGGACTCGCTGCTGGGGCAGTGCATGTACTTTGGCCTCTCCTTTAGCAGGGTGGGGGCTGATTTCCGGGGGCAGCTGGCCCCCATCTTCCAGCGTGTCGCTGCCACCACCTTCAGCAAGGCAGTGGAGGAGGCGGTGGAGAAGTTCCAGGAGGAGATGAATTCCTACACACTCATCtctgccccagctgtgctgggtaGTGTCACAGCAGTGCCCGTACCCTCAGCCCAGCCAGGGACGCTGCAGCCAcccatggtgctgctggacTTTCCACCCCTCGCCTGCTTCCTCAATGGTCTCCTTGTGGCCTTCAACGACCTGCGGCTCTGCTGCCCCATCGCCCTGGCCCAGGATGTGGCTGCCTGCCTGAACGATGCCCTTGGCAAG GTGACCAAAATAATCCTGGCCTTCCACCGGGCAGAGGAGGCGGCGTTCAGCGGCCGTGAGCAGGAGCTCTTTGTCCAGTTCTGCACCGCGTTCCTGGAGGATCTGCTTCCTTACCTGAACCGCTGCCTCCAGGTTCTGTTCCCCCCAGCTCAGCTCGCACAGGCGCTGG GAATCCCCCCGGCCCAGCTGCAGCGCTACGGCCACCTGGGCTGCGTTGATGTTGATGCCgtcagggagctgctgggcccTGTCCTGCCAGCACAGGAGGCAGCGCTGCCGCCCGGTGAGGAGGAGCTGCCCCCACAAAGCCCAGAGCTCACATTGCAGCCCCCACAGCCAGAGGGAACAGAGCGGGGCCGAGAGGAGCCCGTGGACACTGCgatgggggctgtgctgctggatgggagcggggccgggggggaACGGCCTGAACTGTGA